Proteins encoded together in one Lathyrus oleraceus cultivar Zhongwan6 chromosome 5, CAAS_Psat_ZW6_1.0, whole genome shotgun sequence window:
- the LOC127087833 gene encoding ethylene-responsive transcription factor ERF017: protein MAHHHEITTGQTKTLASSSSTSSGNNDDNKKKMYRGVRKRKWGKWVSEIRLPNSRERIWLGSYDSPEKAARAFDAALYCLRGRRASFNFPDTPFHFDITAVSKDPDQIREIAANFGNRNPPIVIDSTNNNNGNDQSKTVTEIIGSSTSTTSTSAMHDSGNTIDWTFLNVLENGSSNDATETYGDFYSDLEKMHSFELLYYTSPPLFEEDYYQKELVEDDSNDPFSHESFLWSWNF from the coding sequence ATGGCTCATCATCATGAAATCACCACTGGTCAAACCAAAACCCTAGCATCATCATCTTCTACTTCAAGTGGTAATAATGATGATAACAAGAAGAAGATGTACAGAGGTGTGAGAAAGAGGAAGTGGGGAAAATGGGTGTCGGAAATTCGGCTACCAAATAGCCGCGAAAGAATATGGTTAGGATCATATGATTCACCTGAGAAAGCAGCAAGAGCGTTCGACGCTGCACTTTACTGTCTCCGTGGTCGTCGTGCAAGTTTTAACTTCCCTGATACACCTTTTCATTTCGATATCACCGCAGTTTCTAAGGATCCAGATCAGATTCGAGAGATTGCTGCTAATTTTGGCAACAGAAATCCACCAATTGTTATTGACAGtactaataataataatggaAATGATCAATCCAAAACTGTGACTGAAATTATTGGCTCTTCGACTTCTACTACCAGTACTAGTGCTATGCATGATAGTGGGAACACTATTGACTGGACATTTTTGAACGTGTTAGAAAATGGTTCAAGTAATGATGCTACTGAAACTTATGGTGATTTCTATTCCGACTTAGAAAAGATGCATTCCTTTGAGTTGTTGTATTACACTTCACCACCACTTTTTGAGGAAGATTATTATCAGAAGGAATTAGTAGAAGATGATAGCAATGACCCTTTTTCTCATGAATCATTCCTTTGGAGCTGGAACTTCTGA